One region of Marivirga arenosa genomic DNA includes:
- a CDS encoding 3-phosphoshikimate 1-carboxyvinyltransferase → MKALSNDKINISNLSKARDTQTLIKLLKEKNNLKEFDVLDAGTAMRFLTAYLAISTTQEVCITGTERMQKRPIKILVEALQKSGASIEYIKEEGFPPLKIESFKEQKTNQISIPGNISSQYISALLMIAPKLKNGLEISIKTPIFSKPYIDMTLGLMKLAGIEHTFNENKISIQAQEYQNSNISVETDWSAASYWFSIIALSDIGKKVILTGLKEKSFQGDSIIKEITKDFGVKYSFDDTQLILEKVSTNIKANLTIDFKKFPDLAQTILPCAAALGINMKMTGLESLKIKETDRVVALTQELAKFSVELKELNDSHWMMDSNNFKFRQGLEIATYEDHRMAMGFAPLAMLHDISILDVEVVNKSYPSFWEDLNRFGFNLTEQ, encoded by the coding sequence ATGAAAGCCCTATCGAATGATAAAATTAATATTTCTAATTTATCAAAAGCAAGAGACACTCAAACTCTAATAAAATTATTAAAGGAAAAAAATAATCTTAAAGAATTTGATGTTTTAGATGCAGGCACTGCTATGCGTTTTCTCACTGCCTATTTAGCAATATCTACTACACAAGAAGTGTGCATTACAGGAACAGAAAGAATGCAAAAAAGACCAATTAAAATTTTAGTAGAAGCATTACAAAAAAGTGGAGCCAGTATAGAATATATAAAAGAAGAAGGGTTCCCTCCCTTAAAAATCGAATCATTTAAAGAGCAAAAAACCAATCAAATTTCAATTCCAGGCAATATTAGTAGTCAATACATTTCTGCTTTACTTATGATTGCACCAAAATTAAAAAATGGGCTAGAAATAAGCATAAAAACACCAATTTTCAGCAAACCTTATATTGATATGACCTTGGGTTTAATGAAGCTAGCTGGAATTGAACATACTTTTAATGAGAATAAGATTTCAATTCAAGCTCAAGAATATCAAAATTCTAATATATCAGTGGAAACTGACTGGTCAGCGGCAAGCTATTGGTTTTCAATTATTGCATTATCTGATATAGGAAAGAAAGTGATATTAACCGGTTTAAAAGAAAAAAGCTTCCAAGGAGATAGTATCATAAAAGAAATTACAAAGGATTTTGGTGTAAAATATTCATTTGATGATACTCAACTAATTCTTGAAAAAGTATCGACCAATATTAAAGCTAATCTAACTATAGATTTTAAGAAGTTTCCTGACTTGGCTCAAACGATATTACCTTGTGCAGCAGCATTAGGTATTAATATGAAAATGACTGGCCTTGAAAGTCTAAAAATAAAGGAAACAGATAGAGTTGTTGCCTTAACCCAAGAATTAGCAAAATTTAGTGTAGAATTAAAAGAACTAAATGATTCACATTGGATGATGGATTCCAATAATTTCAAGTTTAGACAAGGCCTTGAAATTGCAACTTATGAAGACCATAGAATGGCTATGGGGTTTGCTCCATTAGCCATGCTTCATGACATTTCAATTTTGGATGTTGAGGTTGTAAATAAATCTTATCCCTCGTTTTGGGAAGATTTAAATCGTTTCGGATTCAATCTCACTGAGCAATAA
- the aroB gene encoding 3-dehydroquinate synthase translates to MSKVYFKNIGFISSILSKTDFSKLFVLVDENTHKHCYPLITEHIGKHNIIQINSGEKNKTLESCTHIWNSLTEAQADRRSLLINLGGGVITDMGGFCAGTYKRGIKFINIPTTLLAQVDASVGAKTGIDFNGFKNHIGLFCNAEAVLIDSLFHESLDERQLKSGFAEMLKHGLIADFKHWNECLNQGYKTVDNQLIKKSVDIKKSVVEADPQEKGLRKILNFGHTIGHAIESHLLSSENELLHGEAIGNGMIAEAFLSFKKGFISSEDYRLIKGELSKLYDKPKIKKASFDELKGLCLQDKKNDNGKLNMSLLKTLGQATYNIEIDEILLESALNEVL, encoded by the coding sequence ATGAGTAAAGTATATTTTAAAAACATTGGTTTTATAAGTAGCATTTTATCTAAAACAGATTTTTCAAAACTCTTTGTTTTAGTAGATGAAAATACACATAAGCATTGTTACCCTTTAATAACTGAACATATAGGGAAACATAATATAATTCAAATAAACTCAGGTGAAAAAAATAAAACTCTAGAAAGTTGCACTCATATTTGGAATTCCCTGACTGAGGCACAAGCAGACCGGAGAAGTTTATTGATTAATCTTGGTGGTGGAGTAATTACAGATATGGGTGGATTTTGTGCCGGAACTTATAAAAGAGGTATAAAATTCATCAATATTCCTACTACACTTTTAGCACAAGTAGATGCAAGTGTAGGTGCTAAAACTGGAATAGATTTTAACGGTTTTAAAAACCACATTGGGCTATTCTGCAATGCAGAGGCTGTATTAATTGACTCTTTATTTCATGAATCATTAGATGAAAGGCAACTAAAATCTGGCTTTGCTGAAATGTTAAAACATGGATTAATTGCTGATTTTAAGCATTGGAATGAATGTTTAAATCAAGGTTATAAAACTGTAGATAATCAATTAATTAAAAAATCAGTTGATATTAAAAAGTCAGTGGTAGAGGCTGACCCGCAAGAAAAGGGATTAAGAAAAATATTAAATTTTGGTCACACCATAGGGCACGCTATTGAATCTCATTTATTAAGTTCTGAAAATGAATTACTACATGGCGAAGCCATTGGTAATGGAATGATAGCAGAGGCTTTTTTAAGCTTTAAAAAAGGATTCATTTCTTCTGAAGATTATAGGTTAATCAAAGGTGAACTGAGTAAGCTATATGATAAACCAAAAATAAAAAAAGCCTCTTTTGATGAATTAAAAGGGCTTTGTTTGCAGGATAAAAAAAATGATAATGGTAAACTCAATATGAGCTTATTAAAAACATTAGGCCAGGCTACTTACAATATAGAGATTGATGAAATTTTACTTGAAAGTGCCTTAAATGAAGTATTATAG
- a CDS encoding chorismate mutase, whose amino-acid sequence MKTLKMKNWGLGLGKHVIIAGPCSVETEKQIDDLCNSFEREPQIGMFRAGIWKPRTRPGNFEGLGHQALPWLQKVKNRLNIPVCVEVAKAAHVESALKHGIDVLWIGARTTVNPFSVQEIADSLQGVDIPVMVKNPINPDLALWIGALERMNKVGINKLAAIHRGFADPYDKIYRNKPNWNLAMQLKLELPDLEIINDPSHIAGKSEMIFDVAQRALNFGMDGLMIETHPNPEAAWSDARQQLNPEQLLTILKEISFRERIDFENQIPENLKEMRESIDHIDQKLIDLLSDRFHLIDQVGAYKKAHDLSVFQGGRWQDVLDSRTKLGIKKDMSEKFMKSLLIAIHDESIKRQEKQIANEAVEPLTII is encoded by the coding sequence ATGAAAACACTTAAAATGAAAAATTGGGGCCTTGGCTTAGGCAAACACGTAATTATTGCCGGCCCTTGTTCTGTTGAAACTGAAAAACAAATTGATGATTTATGCAATAGCTTTGAGCGCGAACCTCAGATAGGAATGTTCCGTGCAGGCATATGGAAGCCAAGAACCCGACCTGGTAATTTTGAAGGACTTGGCCACCAAGCCTTACCCTGGCTTCAAAAGGTTAAAAATCGTTTAAACATACCCGTATGTGTTGAAGTAGCCAAAGCGGCTCATGTAGAATCAGCTTTAAAACATGGTATTGATGTTTTATGGATTGGAGCAAGAACTACTGTAAATCCTTTTTCTGTGCAAGAAATTGCTGACTCACTTCAAGGAGTTGACATACCTGTAATGGTTAAAAATCCAATAAATCCTGACTTAGCATTATGGATAGGAGCCTTAGAAAGAATGAATAAAGTGGGGATAAATAAACTAGCTGCTATTCATAGAGGCTTTGCAGATCCTTACGACAAAATATATCGCAATAAACCTAATTGGAATTTAGCGATGCAGCTTAAATTAGAATTACCCGATTTAGAAATCATTAATGACCCTAGTCATATTGCAGGAAAGTCTGAAATGATTTTTGATGTAGCACAAAGAGCATTGAATTTCGGAATGGATGGCTTGATGATAGAAACGCATCCTAATCCGGAGGCAGCTTGGTCAGATGCTCGACAGCAATTAAATCCTGAGCAATTATTAACCATTCTAAAAGAAATCTCTTTTAGAGAAAGAATTGATTTTGAAAATCAGATTCCTGAAAATTTAAAAGAAATGAGAGAATCTATCGATCATATTGACCAAAAACTAATAGATTTACTTTCAGATCGATTTCATTTGATTGATCAAGTAGGTGCATACAAAAAAGCTCACGATTTATCGGTTTTTCAAGGCGGCAGATGGCAAGATGTTTTGGACAGTAGAACGAAACTAGGTATAAAAAAAGATATGAGTGAAAAATTTATGAAGAGCTTACTCATTGCAATCCATGATGAATCAATCAAAAGGCAAGAAAAACAAATTGCAAACGAGGCTGTAGAGCCTTTAACTATTATATGA
- a CDS encoding SRPBCC family protein gives MKVLKIIGFTVVAIIVALLLIAAVAENDYAVEREIIVNEPKDKVFEYIKYLKNQDNWSRWASADPNMKKSFSGTDGQVGFVSAWDSDNEEVGKGEQEITKIIEGERVETELRFIEPFESTEMAYMAVEEIEAGKTKVIWGFEGSMDYPMNLLLLTMDFDAMLGADFEYGLGNLKDILESE, from the coding sequence ATGAAAGTTTTAAAAATTATAGGATTTACAGTTGTTGCAATTATTGTAGCCTTACTATTAATTGCTGCAGTAGCTGAAAATGATTATGCAGTTGAAAGAGAGATTATAGTTAATGAACCGAAAGATAAAGTCTTCGAATACATAAAGTATTTAAAGAATCAGGATAATTGGAGTAGGTGGGCAAGTGCTGATCCTAATATGAAAAAATCATTTTCAGGTACTGACGGACAGGTTGGTTTTGTTTCAGCTTGGGATAGCGATAATGAAGAAGTAGGTAAAGGAGAGCAAGAAATTACTAAAATTATAGAAGGGGAAAGAGTAGAAACAGAATTAAGATTTATTGAGCCATTTGAATCCACTGAAATGGCCTATATGGCAGTTGAAGAAATAGAAGCTGGAAAAACAAAAGTAATATGGGGATTTGAAGGGAGTATGGATTATCCGATGAATTTACTATTGCTGACTATGGATTTTGATGCCATGCTAGGAGCAGATTTTGAATACGGCTTAGGAAATTTAAAAGATATTTTAGAATCAGAATAA
- a CDS encoding prephenate dehydratase translates to MKNKKKVYTLGPEGSFHHLSCKEYLGGESEIEFCKSFGGIFEAVKAGNLGWIAIYNSNTGLIENHENEINRNYNQLDEMDYEVHLCIAGIKKTNLNDIDKIYSHEKAISQSKRFINEKLSGAELISCSSTSEAAQKLANENIEKAGAICHAETAKFYNLEILAQIPNKRKNETTFSFFA, encoded by the coding sequence ATGAAGAATAAAAAGAAAGTATATACTTTAGGTCCCGAGGGGTCATTCCATCACCTTTCCTGCAAAGAATATTTAGGTGGAGAAAGCGAAATTGAATTCTGTAAAAGCTTCGGTGGAATTTTTGAAGCTGTAAAAGCAGGGAATCTGGGCTGGATTGCCATATATAATTCCAATACTGGTTTAATTGAGAATCATGAAAATGAGATTAACCGAAACTATAATCAATTGGATGAAATGGACTATGAAGTTCATTTATGTATTGCTGGGATAAAAAAGACCAACCTAAATGATATTGATAAAATTTACTCTCATGAAAAGGCGATTAGCCAGAGTAAAAGGTTTATTAACGAAAAACTTTCAGGTGCTGAGCTAATAAGTTGCTCAAGCACATCAGAAGCAGCACAGAAATTAGCAAATGAAAATATTGAAAAAGCAGGAGCTATTTGCCATGCAGAAACTGCGAAGTTTTATAATCTAGAGATATTAGCTCAGATACCTAATAAAAGAAAAAATGAAACTACATTTTCATTCTTTGCCTGA